The genomic DNA ctctatctctatcGATTTCAAATTCAAaggggctttattggcatgaacgTTTCCATAACAATGTTGCCAATGCCAAAGCATCCACATACAATTTGTCCAGATATTCAGACAGAACACAATAAAGAGTtatatgaacataaaaaaacaggCACATTTAAAGACACAAGTACAGTATACATCAGAtattcatatgtgtgtgtgtgtgtgtgtgtgtgtgagaccgggtgaatgagaggcaaacTATAAGGTGGGAAGGCGCTCTGCTCTATGAATGCAATCCATTTACCAGCTTCCTAAAAAGATGGAGTTGCCCAGTTGCCATTGAAAGTACGCCttatgtgaggagggcccatccatgctagaatgaatagctttGTTTGTTAAGGAGCCCGTAGAGACTatctttctacagggcccagaatgttgtgctacgcccctgcattccaccactgttcacAGATTATATGTAATGGATAGTTTGCCGTCTGTCTGTAGTTAttctagaagaagaaaaaaacaaaaaaacagcctaACTTTATCATGAAATCCTATCCATGATGTTGTTTCCTCGGATAAGGCTGAGTCCGGGCCCTGGCGGATTGGAAGCTGATGAAACTGCGAATTCATTCAGCAGCTTGTGTTCATTCAGCAGCTCGAGCACTGCAGCTAATTGGTTCGAAAGGAGTGtcgggaggaggaggaggggcggCAGAGCAATCTTATGAATGAAACCCAGTCCGGTGACGTCAATGGGGATCGCTTGACGCACGAGTCACGTGGCGCCGGGACCGGCTGAGCTATAAGAGCGGCGCGGCCGCTGTCCGTGGTCCTGACATCAGAGCGGACAGGAGGCAGCGGAATCCCGGGAGAGGAgcgcgaaaaaaaaaaaatcagcgacaaaaaaaacaacaacaacaagtgaCGACACGTAGACTAACATTAGACCCCCAACTCACACACAgcaaccaaaacaacaaaaacaagaagaagaagaggaagaagaggaagcgCACGGTGCAGGCAGTGGGCTCTGTGCATAACACTTTCAGCCGCCTTGAGTGTGACGTGTCGAGGCAGGGGAAGCtggaatccccccccccacccccccgctGCTCACTCTGCAACTGCAAGTAAGTGCAACTTATTTGGCATTACTTCACTTTCTCTTTTGGACTGGATTGGTGTCATTGCACATAGGCTATATATTCACACAGCGAGACTTGGTTGGAGCAATCCAGTTTGCAGTATTGAGATACaagatacaatacaaaaaaacaacaatatatatatatatatatatatatatatatatatatatatatatatatatatatataaaatatatatatatatatatatatatatatatatatatatatatatatatatatatatgcacactcacacccacacacgtcACTCATACCCATGGCCACTTACGCATTATTAGGCTATCTATAAATAGAttctctaaaaataaataaaaaaatacacacatattacCCCCTGGTAGTTGGGTTGACTGGCTAATTATTGATACTGAGACATTTTATAATTAGAAATTAAAACCCCTGcgatcaacaacaaaaatgtccaagAGGAGAGTGATTTCTGGTGTTTGTTTGTCGGCTTGATAACGGTTTCTGTTTGATATTTAAATTCCCCTTTAGACATAATCTATTTATTGATCAATTCAATGGCACATGTTACAGTCAAGTTGATGCCTACAGATATATGAGCGGGGTTTTAAATGAGACTTTGCATCATGTTGCCGTGAATTACGGCCCAATGTGCGGGCGCAGAATGTATTGTTACGTGGACGTATTGATTGTATATATGGTCAACACAGAGGTGCCCCTAttatcctcctcttctttttcgccccccccctccctccatcatcatcatcatcatcatcatcatcatcatcacaattaTCGTCATCTCCAGCCATCATCACCATGACTCGCTGTGCCAAAAATAACCAAAATGAAAGAGAACGAAGCTGCTTCACACGGCTGCCATTATGTgcattacaatttaaaaaaaaggttatgaTACCACAGAGGCAGCGACAGGGACAATGCTTTTGCACATCCCTCAACATgtttgcacatcctgcactaatccatgcagtctcttttttttctttctcaatgttatatgttatttgtttctgtgtttattgTTTGTTCATTTCATATTATTGCTTACATGTGTTTTCCTGTATGTACCATCAACCAAGGCAAAGTCCTAGGTGCTACTTACCTGGCAATTcatcaccccccctccccccttctgtttctgattctgatggaCAGTCCTTTGTCGTGTCTAAAATGTCTGCATACAAACACTGACGCCTATGGTTGTTGGGGGGTGGGTAGGGTTCGGAGGTTCtcagtctgtcagtgtgtgggcTGTGGGGAGGTTCCTGGAGGTGGAGGGGTGGCTTTGTGCGGACAGATTTGTCTTGATTCTTGGCTCTGCAGAAGCGGATTGTGAATCCGCTTTGCTGCTTATAAAGTGTAGTGTGACCTGCTCAGGCCAGGAGAACGTAAAGGAGAGAATATAAGACAGATGCAGCCAAGCTGATCTCTTGGGTTTATGTGTGGAGGATGAGATACATCATTCGCTGCGTGTTTTGCACATCACGCATCACACATCCCCTGCAATCCAGCCACCTCCACTGCTGCTGCAGAACATCATCTGCTCTGTTATTGGCTCTGGATCTCTAacagtgttgtttgtttttttcatcacaaaTGAACTTATTTTCGACATGTTTTAGGGCGTCTCCAATCACCTCTGCATAGCCTATCAAAAATGATGTCCAAAATTCTTTAAACATGCTGATTTTATTGTTATGTTTTAATACAACACAGTCTCGCCCAAAAGGCGTACAAATAGCACGGGTTTAAACTTTGAAAATACGTGCAATGTGTATGCCAAAGTCAAATTCTGCGTGCAGTAGATAAGGCGGAGCGCTCCAATAAATGCTCATGGAGACCGgtgcgtttgtgtttttttacttgTCTTGAGAAAAAGACGCTAATAAACTAAATGACTGCATTGCACTGACTATTTTTTGCAGTGAAAAGTAACTGCAGCAAACAGTGGCGTGGTGCCATGCAGCACAACGGTGGGCCATAAAAAAGAAGAGCAGGTGATTATTATTATGGCGATGCGCGCGACCTGCACCCACTCAGGGGTCTTTCAGACCCATTTGTGCACTTCAAACAAACACATCTTAAACCGGAGAGTAGATAACTAGGCTATGTGGGCGTGTTGCCTTTTGGGAAAAAGAGGAATGGCAATACATGTGCGTAATATCAATTATCAAAGTAATATTAGCCTTCTCTATCGGCAGTGCTCCTGCACATGCCACGGTGCATTCTGATCGACCTACTCTGCCTGATAGATAAAGGAGAGTTGGCGCTATTCATTGGCTGAACACACTTGATCCAAGATCAAAAGAGGTAAACATCTGGgaatctttatttaaaaaaaataaatactactgtattattatttcaactACAGGGTATACTGATATTAGAAGTATAATTATTCCCCCTTGGGGAAATTCAATCTctccagtccacactccgtaatGTTAATCCttaattgtcacatacacagtacaatgtagtgaaattcttTTACTGCATTTGAACACATCCTAGTATTAAGAACAATGcacagctatacatacagcatccAGGGAGCatcttggggttcagtgtcttgctcaaggacacttgaCATGTGGCTggaggagcctgggattgaACTGCCAACCTTGTGGTTGGGGGACACTACCTCCAAGCCACAAGCCAAAGGCCAAGAAGTAAAAGACTTattgaaactgaaaatgttttttctgtgtttttctctcctccagGCATTTCTGATCGCCCCCTCGCTGCTCACAGCCGACCCTGTTCTGAGTGACCATGATTGGGTACCACGATGCCTCAAGTGCCCTTACCCTCCTAGTCCTCCTGACGGGGACGTCCCTCCTCCATCCGTCCACCCCCAACCCCATCAACACCCCTGGAGATGTCGATTACCCAAACAGAGATACTCCTCCTGAAAAGGATCCGGAGACAGGATCAATACAGAAAGAAGaggcagaggaagaagaggagctcTTTAAGGATGTGGATCTCAAAACACTAGCCGCGGTTTTGCTTGAGGCACTGAATCACTCGTGGGTaggggaaaggagggagggaagggagcGCGACGAtgggatggaggatggagaagAAATGAGGGCTGAGACGGGGGAGGCTACAAGAGAAGAAGCTTACAGAGGAGTGAGAACGATGGAGACGGAGGGagcaaacagagacagagatggcCGACAGGAGCTGGAGCTGCTGATGGCCGCGCAGGGGAAGGAGcgggaaagagaggaggaagaggagaggaagagagctcaggaggaagaggagaagatgaCAGAAAAGGTGACCAGTCGTACCACGAGTCAGACAGTCCAGGTCCAAAGAGAGCGGCAACAGTCCGCTAGCACCGCCCCCCCAAACATCCTCGGACAAGGTagcaacgaggaggaggaggagcagctcAGCCCAGAGGAGCTGAGGAACCTCGAGACCATGATGAAGGAGTTCCCTCGTTTAAACGCCGCCACTAAGAGGGACGGTGATTCGGAGCGAAACCACAGAGAGAGCCGAGGCTACAGCAGCTACAACGACGTCGTACCGATCGGCAAAGGCGCCGACCTCGCCATGACTAAGAAGAAACTGAAATGGCAAGAGGAGACGCAGAAAGGCCTGAGCTTCCCATCATTCAGGGGAGGCAACTTCATGGACGACTTTGATCATAACGACAACTACGCCGGCGGTAACACAGTGCAGTCCCAGCTTCCGGCAGAGCAGGAAGCGATGGAAGATGATGAACCCgcgcaggaggaagaggaagacgagGAGGCGTTGAGTcccgaggaagaggaggctcgGGCTAAAGCGGAGCAGGAGGAGATGAGGAGGCAGGCGGCCGAGGCACAGAGAGCcaagatggaggaggagaagttGGCCGACATCGCCTCGGACATGCTGCTGCGCTACATGGTCAAACAGAACAACGGGAACAGGAAGTATGGCGCGCCTCTGTCCAACGCCGCCGAGGACAAGCGGTCCGACGAGGAACAGGAAGTGACGGAGGAGGACGATATTGACCCCCAGACCATCGACAAGCTGATTGAGATCTCCAACAAGCTCCACCTCCCCGCCGACGACGTGGTGGACATCATCAGCGAcgtggagaagaagaagaagaaagacgTGGCGCCCGAGGCGGCGTCTCGTTGGCAGCGGCCTCCGACGCCGCTGTCGTCTCCTTTCTCGTCAAGCAATGGTTTCTCAGCGTCGCAGATTCCAACCGGCCAAAATGGCTTCCCCGTCTCTAAGCAACCCTCTCCAGCTGTCAATCTCCTCAAAACGTGGTTGCAGGAGAAATCGCAAACCAAATCGCCGGATCTTTGGAACAAACCTTCCAAGCCTCTGTCAGCCAATCCAAATCGTTGGCCCAAACCTCAGAAGCCTCTATCAATCAAGCAGGACCTCTGGCTCAAATCCCCCAAGTCTGTTTGGACTGGATACCCTTTGTATCCCTACAAATACCCATCCTACTACCAGAGGAAGCTGTACCCAGACTACTACCCCATCTATTATCCTCCTCCCCCCAGACCCAAACCCCGTTACTATATCCCCAAACCCGCTCTCACCCTTAACAACTTCCTGGGAAATTCCGTGGATGACACCTACTCCTTCCCTCCCAGACGTCGTTACCACAGCTGGGTCCAACCTCGGCTGAGACGCCCTCCCGCCGGCCTCCAGCAGAGACCGTACTACGCCAGCTACCGCTTTCAGCCGCTGCCCATCCCCAAACCTCGTTCCCCTCCCCGAATGCCTGTGATCCCTCCGCGACAGAAGTTCTATTACTCAGCCCCGGCGGCCCCCGCAGTGACGAGAAATGAAGATTATAACGTGGCTGGAAAGCAGCCGGACGGCAGCAAGCATGACGATCTGGAGAAATACATTCAGCAGATACTCACGAAGGGACAAATGTTGGAGTGAAAGGGTGAGAGGAGAGCGAGAATAGGGGAAATGGAAATTAGGAGAAATGAGCGGAAAAGTATTTCTTCATTGAATTTGTTTTGCTGgtatttggttttgttttatgtaacaaGTTTCTTCCTCCcgttttgattggttgtgtcgTGGACACGGACATTCAggaggacttttttttccagctgtAGTCTGGATAAAATGTACTACGGTAGGAAAATGAAAGGAAAGACACACATCTGCACTCCTCCTCTGTGAAGGAGGGGAAACAGGATGAATGGCGTCCGTTGGAAAGCATGATGCGGCAATGTTTTGTTTCGTGCTAGAACTTTTCATCCAAACTTCCGGCATGACAACATTCTCCATTGGGACATTTGACAATGCCAACAAAGGAGGACGCTTGAATATGTTGTTACCTGtacctttaaaaaatatatatatttttcagagTCAGAGAGTCGAATCAATCGTAGGCAGTGATGGATGCTGGGAAATGTTTGATGACTGATGGAATTTAACTGTCTAAACACAAGGAGAATATTTGTGTAATTATCCCAGGCAGGGAAATTTGAAAACTTTTTCATGAACAATCTTTCTAAAATGACCTCCACTAAATGGCCCAAACTATGTGGACGCCAAACATTCCAGCCGTATGTGATTCAGACACAAGAGCATTAGTGACGGTCCAACACTGATGATGCATGATTAGGTCTGGCTTAAAGTCGGTGGTTCAGTTCATCCCTAAGgcggctctgctaaatagtctcgggaaggaacttgttttggtggaacatttgcacccagataaaagaaaacgccacgtaaaatatgaaattaagttaactgttcacacaatacagtaacgtgagctatttaaatcagctgatacatggttaaacctcatttgctcttaccagtgtatctccgtgtgtacttcgtccacagcgatcccaccaatcagtcccaaaacgtcccagttaaaTAGAAAATACtgtaacatattctttgtaaatctttacagtcattccctgaaagaaccaagcaggcctgccttatttcATGATCTACATTTTTTGAATGATAACACACAGCGAGGGGAAGCGGAGGGATGTAATGTACTTCCGTGGATCCAGACTATTCCACACCTGACTTTGTGTACGGGGACATTGTTATGTTCAAAACAGAGAAGGgccaaaaacaaactgttgacGGGAAGCTATGATAGAATATCACTGTATCCTAGAGCTTTAATAGTTCCCTTTTTTGGCACTAAGGTGCATTGCCCAAACCAGGAAAAACCTCCCCAGACCACAGAGCGTCTCtatacttttggccatatagTGTATCAACTGACTCATTTATCATCTCTTAGTGATGAAATCAAAATCACACATCATCTTGGAATGGCCTCATGCcattgaatacatttttatgcaaatgtatcatttttgtgttatttgtatcaaAATGCAGCAAAAGCATTTTAGCAGAACAGCACCTTCTCGTTATGTATACTCACACATAGCCACCAAAGCTCTTTATGATGAAATATAAGGCTCCGAAAAGCATATTTCACACAAAGGGCTGTGGAAGCCACACTAACACCACTGTAATGGCTTGGATGACTCATCCTTTTGCATAACTTCAATTACCTTGTTGCTATGGTGCCAAACCCTGGCCAAACTCTATATGGCATTCTTTTGATGCCTTCAGAGGACAATGCAGTGGTGGAGGCATACTGCTCTTTTACTAAACACATGCATTTTAAAGGACAAGGCTGGTGTTATTCTCTATTTAATTCTACATCACCAAATGTGTTTAATACCTTGCGACTTCCCTACCCTGTCCGTAGCACTCAGTTTATATTTGTGATATGGAGAATCACCTTTAAAGATACCCTCCATGGTTTCGTTAGAGCACAAAGTGCCCCTGAATCTCAAAGTTCCTTTCAGCTCGATGAAGACCATTAAGTGCCATTTTAGTATTCGACATTTAGCTTTCATTGATCATTATGAACTCAAAGTCTATTTTGAGACAtatattgtttttcttgttaTCTAAATTGTTGCACAACCATTGATCTTACATTTTAAACTC from Sander vitreus isolate 19-12246 chromosome 19, sanVit1, whole genome shotgun sequence includes the following:
- the vgf gene encoding uncharacterized protein vgf, whose product is MWLEEPGIELPTLWLGDTTSKPQAKVTMIGYHDASSALTLLVLLTGTSLLHPSTPNPINTPGDVDYPNRDTPPEKDPETGSIQKEEAEEEEELFKDVDLKTLAAVLLEALNHSWVGERREGRERDDGMEDGEEMRAETGEATREEAYRGVRTMETEGANRDRDGRQELELLMAAQGKEREREEEEERKRAQEEEEKMTEKVTSRTTSQTVQVQRERQQSASTAPPNILGQGSNEEEEEQLSPEELRNLETMMKEFPRLNAATKRDGDSERNHRESRGYSSYNDVVPIGKGADLAMTKKKLKWQEETQKGLSFPSFRGGNFMDDFDHNDNYAGGNTVQSQLPAEQEAMEDDEPAQEEEEDEEALSPEEEEARAKAEQEEMRRQAAEAQRAKMEEEKLADIASDMLLRYMVKQNNGNRKYGAPLSNAAEDKRSDEEQEVTEEDDIDPQTIDKLIEISNKLHLPADDVVDIISDVEKKKKKDVAPEAASRWQRPPTPLSSPFSSSNGFSASQIPTGQNGFPVSKQPSPAVNLLKTWLQEKSQTKSPDLWNKPSKPLSANPNRWPKPQKPLSIKQDLWLKSPKSVWTGYPLYPYKYPSYYQRKLYPDYYPIYYPPPPRPKPRYYIPKPALTLNNFLGNSVDDTYSFPPRRRYHSWVQPRLRRPPAGLQQRPYYASYRFQPLPIPKPRSPPRMPVIPPRQKFYYSAPAAPAVTRNEDYNVAGKQPDGSKHDDLEKYIQQILTKGQMLE